The segment AAAAAAAGCACCATTCTTGCCCGTATTAGTAGagatttaaatttgatcttttaaatcttgattattttaaattaataaaattaaattttattttgtaaaaacaaGCACTAATTAtacctcataatttttttttaataataagggATCCCCTCTAgttagatatttaaaaaaattatattaagttcaaatttaaataaatttaatattaaatgattaatttaaaaagaaaattatgtgataaaaaaaaatagagttgatCTTTTTCATGACCAATTCGAACTtgattatttcataaaaaaaaaaagtgggatACTTATCTATTGTTCATATTCGGACCCATagcttttattgttttcaatcaataaaatttcatttatatttaccCAACAATCACGCATAAACAAAAGGGACATGGTCTTAATTATAGCCATGGACATACTTGGTGGTGAGCTTGCCATGTGGGTTTGCATCTTTCCCTTCACCCACCACTCAAAACCAGATGGAAGGATCAAGAATCCACCCCAACAATCAATGAATCTCACCGGTTCCAAAATAAATGACGGCAACTTCATTACAGACCAAAacaaggaggagaaaaaaatgcCTAAGCAATCTGGACGGAGCACCAAATCAACAAACAGGACAAAATTGATCTTTTATTGGTACAATTAAGATCaagaaactcaattaaaaagcaCCCACCTATCAAGAAGAAGGTCCGGCGCCGGCACCAGCACCGGCAGCGGCGGCATGAGTAGAACTCATCAGCCCAGTAGTTTCTTCATCCAAGGACAAATCATCAATCTTCCTTGTAACCCCATGAATCAAAACCACAACCACGCCAACCAAGAGTGAAACCAGAACATTCCAGGTCACATGTgtcaacaacaagaagaagatggtgAACACCCCCAGCACGATCATCACCACACGATCATCAATAGTTCGGCCCAAAACCACAAGGGGCTCATCACGCAAGAAGTACAAGAACACCCACGCAACTCCCATGACAATAAATACTATGAGAGAGACAGGGTGCCATAACAAGCTCAAGAACAAGATTATCAGCACTACTATCGCGTAGTTCATAGTAAAGTAGGCGATGTTTTTTCTAACTCTTGCTAGCGCATCTGATAGATTGCCAGGGAAGTTGAAAGACCTGAAGTTGAACATCACTTTCCATGGCCGACGTGTGCCCAGACCAGCTTTTATGCGCTCTTTGGCACGAGAAATGTATTCAAGTTTCGTGGAGCTTCCCGGTGAGGAAGAGGTCGGGATTGTGCCGTAGTTTGCCATCGTTTCCGGGCAGATTCCGGTGGAGGCGGTCCTTGGGTCACGTTCTTGGGTTTTGCTTTTGTCAGGTTTGACCTTTTGGTGATCCTTTTGAAGAGAGATATTAAGGAGATGAGGGGGTGACGTTGTTAAAGAGAGCAAGAGGAAATGGAAGAGAGGAGAGGactaaattatatttatggACAACTGGATTTATTCCATTTGGATCTCGTAACAgctacaaaattattatttgatttattatttttttttaaatgataaagggatatttttttaatgagcttgcaggttaaccgttattattatttttttctttgaattggtGATCTCAAGAACGCGTTCTTCGCATTAGTCTTGTTGTGTATGAgagtaatttaataaaatatcttggACACTATCCTTCGAAAAAAATAAGTAagaaagcatattttttttaaccatctgaccttttagaattatttatttatttatttaatatcaatataatgaaattatattatatatgtcaatatattataaataaataaaactaaaaggaatAGGGGAAAACTGTTTTCCCCATACCTATTATTACTGTGAATTAAATAgattagataatttatttttatatagttattatagtataaaaaaaatatcttaatatcgggttgatatcataaaaatatcttaGCTTCGCGGTAtggtctatttttttaaaaaaattagttaaataaaaaattattttgaaaataataatttagttaaATGAAGAAACTTTAATGTAGACTATAAATGATTTTCCTGTATATGAGATAGTTTCTGAATGGAAtacacatgaaaaattaaactgTCTATATTGTATGGAAAAGAATAGGGcctacaccttttttttttattgctatcgGAGGTTCTTGCCAAgttatcatttattaaaaaaaaaacagaattgacTTCTTAAAAGGTAAAACTAAAAGGGAAGTTGCATCATCAATATTGTCGAGTGAAGAATTCTATAATGTAGTATCGCAATACGAGGACattgtatttgattttctaTTCGGTAAATaaaagtttcttgattttgatataacATGTAATTgagtaaaacaaaatattttttgggagcttccttattgaaaACTAATGTCATTCACCATTATTTGGATGTTATACATATCGAGAAGaatgtgtttgaaaatatttttaacatggtcATA is part of the Populus nigra chromosome 8, ddPopNigr1.1, whole genome shotgun sequence genome and harbors:
- the LOC133700653 gene encoding PRA1 family protein F3-like; amino-acid sequence: MANYGTIPTSSSPGSSTKLEYISRAKERIKAGLGTRRPWKVMFNFRSFNFPGNLSDALARVRKNIAYFTMNYAIVVLIILFLSLLWHPVSLIVFIVMGVAWVFLYFLRDEPLVVLGRTIDDRVVMIVLGVFTIFFLLLTHVTWNVLVSLLVGVVVVLIHGVTRKIDDLSLDEETTGLMSSTHAAAAGAGAGAGPSS